In a genomic window of Venatoribacter cucullus:
- a CDS encoding response regulator transcription factor has protein sequence MNVLLVDDDQELCALLKRYLERELFKVTAVHEATTGLSEALSGKYQAVILDVMLPGGDGLDILRNIRQRSDLPVLMLTAKGDETDRIEGLEIGADDYLPKPCNPRELAARLRSVLRRGRSGQIADALLQVDELTIDLDQHRVLRDGQPVELTVTEFNILSVLAREAGNVVEKNRLAEQSLQRSLTLFDRSLDMHLSNLRKKLGPNRQGEARIRTVRGIGYWYAPETVTANT, from the coding sequence ATGAATGTACTGTTAGTCGACGACGATCAGGAACTCTGTGCACTGTTGAAGCGTTACCTTGAACGCGAGCTGTTTAAGGTAACTGCCGTGCATGAAGCCACCACCGGGCTCAGCGAAGCGCTGTCGGGTAAATACCAGGCCGTTATTCTGGATGTGATGCTGCCGGGCGGTGACGGGCTGGATATTCTGCGCAATATCCGCCAGCGCAGCGATCTGCCGGTGCTGATGCTGACCGCCAAAGGCGATGAAACCGACCGTATTGAAGGGCTGGAAATCGGCGCCGATGATTACCTGCCCAAACCCTGCAACCCGCGTGAACTGGCTGCCCGCCTGCGTTCTGTCTTACGCCGTGGCCGTTCCGGCCAGATTGCCGATGCGCTGCTGCAGGTGGACGAACTGACCATTGACCTCGACCAGCACCGCGTTCTGCGCGACGGTCAGCCGGTTGAGCTGACGGTCACCGAATTCAATATTCTCAGTGTGCTGGCCCGCGAAGCCGGCAATGTGGTGGAAAAAAACCGTCTGGCCGAGCAATCGTTGCAACGCTCACTGACGTTATTCGACCGCAGCCTTGATATGCACCTGAGCAATCTGCGCAAAAAACTCGGCCCCAACCGGCAGGGCGAAGCCCGCATCCGCACCGTGCGCGGTATCGGTTACTGGTACGCGCCGGAAACGGTGACGGCCAACACCTGA
- a CDS encoding sensor histidine kinase codes for MRGIFIRIYLAFLVTSLVATLVTVLLAMYYRQWSNDSVNLIAPTGGYISAAELMLQRGGEPLLLEWLLTFERHPSVNAYVFDDQGVSLTPAVPVDVLSYAFAADSYQARVNPLGQTEILVKAPLHSLDGRVYLLVVEFLHPLAVFNLPIYLALGLVASLLLFALWSYVLSRYLTRPLLSLRRSVRAFADGQWPVRIAPRVLARPDEIGELGREFSQMASRLQRLISDQRQLLRDVSHELRSPLARSAVALELARLDAVPEQQEYLDRIELETGRLNELIEDLLHMARLETVQDRQHWQRFDCAELLQQVVADARFERPDSPLQLQLPAGAVTLQGDPRLLLSAFENIIRNALLHTAPQTSVDISLQVAAVAEIRIRDHGPGVPEHLLADLLRPFVRSEQARERSPDTLQQGHRGFGLGLAIAQRVIQHHDGTLQLGNHPQGGLQVLIRLPVVV; via the coding sequence ATGCGCGGCATTTTTATCCGCATTTATCTGGCCTTTCTGGTCACCAGTCTGGTGGCCACGCTGGTGACCGTACTGCTGGCCATGTATTACCGTCAGTGGTCAAACGACTCCGTTAACCTTATTGCCCCCACCGGCGGTTATATTTCCGCCGCCGAACTGATGCTGCAGCGCGGTGGCGAGCCGCTGTTGCTGGAATGGCTGCTGACCTTCGAGCGCCATCCCAGCGTCAATGCCTATGTGTTTGATGATCAGGGCGTCAGTCTGACCCCGGCCGTGCCCGTGGATGTGCTCAGTTACGCCTTTGCGGCCGATTCCTATCAGGCCCGGGTTAACCCGCTGGGGCAGACCGAAATTCTGGTGAAGGCACCGCTGCACAGCCTGGATGGGCGGGTGTACCTGTTGGTGGTGGAATTCCTGCACCCGTTGGCGGTGTTTAATCTGCCCATCTATCTGGCGCTCGGGCTGGTGGCTTCATTGCTGCTGTTCGCCTTATGGAGCTATGTGCTGTCGCGTTATCTGACCCGGCCGTTACTGTCATTGCGGCGCAGCGTGCGCGCCTTTGCCGATGGTCAGTGGCCGGTGCGTATTGCCCCGCGGGTACTGGCGCGGCCGGATGAAATCGGTGAGCTGGGGCGTGAATTCAGCCAGATGGCCAGCCGCCTGCAGCGGCTGATTTCCGATCAGCGCCAGCTGCTGCGCGATGTCTCCCACGAATTACGGTCGCCGCTGGCGCGCAGTGCAGTGGCGCTGGAGCTGGCACGGCTGGATGCGGTGCCGGAACAGCAGGAATACCTCGACCGTATCGAACTGGAAACCGGCCGGCTGAACGAGCTGATTGAAGATCTATTGCACATGGCACGGCTGGAAACGGTGCAGGACCGCCAGCACTGGCAACGCTTTGACTGCGCAGAGCTGTTGCAGCAAGTGGTGGCTGATGCCCGTTTTGAACGGCCGGATTCACCCTTGCAGCTGCAGCTGCCGGCCGGCGCCGTAACGTTGCAGGGTGACCCGCGCCTGCTGCTGTCAGCGTTTGAAAATATTATCCGCAATGCCTTGCTGCACACCGCGCCGCAAACCTCGGTGGACATCAGTCTGCAGGTCGCGGCGGTGGCTGAAATCCGTATCCGTGACCACGGCCCCGGGGTGCCGGAGCATCTGCTGGCTGATTTATTGCGCCCCTTTGTGCGCAGCGAGCAGGCCCGCGAGCGCAGTCCCGATACGCTGCAACAAGGACACCGTGGTTTCGGCCTGGGGCTGGCCATTGCCCAGCGCGTTATTCAGCACCACGACGGTACGCTGCAGCTCGGTAATCATCCGCAAGGCGGGTTGCAGGTATTGATCCGTCTGCCGGTGGTGGTTTGA
- a CDS encoding TraR/DksA family transcriptional regulator, which translates to MNLDKVREQLLQRQQMLEARADKTARDASHRDEAVSADFAEQASERENDDVLRTISVEARYEIQQIGQALQRIEDGNYGECSGCGADIGTERLQAVPYATLCIKCAAAQE; encoded by the coding sequence ATGAATCTGGATAAAGTCCGCGAACAATTATTACAGCGTCAGCAGATGCTGGAAGCCCGTGCCGACAAAACCGCCCGCGATGCCAGCCATCGTGATGAGGCCGTGTCGGCGGATTTTGCTGAACAGGCCAGCGAGCGGGAAAACGATGATGTATTACGCACCATCAGTGTCGAAGCCCGCTATGAAATTCAGCAGATTGGTCAGGCTTTGCAGCGCATTGAAGATGGCAATTACGGTGAATGCAGTGGCTGTGGTGCCGATATTGGCACCGAACGCCTGCAGGCGGTGCCTTACGCAACGCTTTGCATTAAATGTGCAGCTGCGCAGGAATAA
- a CDS encoding NAD(P)H-dependent flavin oxidoreductase — protein sequence MKTRITELLGIQHPILLPGMSWISTPELVAAVSNAGGLGILASGPLTPAQTRAAIRQIRALTSKPFGIGVTLLMPGAKENADVALDEQVPVINFSLGKGDWIVQRAHAYGGKVIATVVSEKHALSAQAIGADALLVTGHEAAAHGGDVTSLVLVPAIAGKVTIPVIATGGFADGRGLLAALALGAEGIAMGSRFATSLESPLHQATKQAVLERSEQDTIYSKNFDGIPARVMRTPRSLKATRKPMNFFVASWQATKAAKLIGQPVWKVMIGMLAMLDKVKLLAYFGASVPRLQAATIHGDLHQGVQFIGQTQGLINDVVSVETIIQRTLAEAQAQHQRLQPLLR from the coding sequence ATGAAAACCCGTATTACCGAACTCTTAGGTATTCAACACCCCATTCTGCTGCCGGGCATGAGCTGGATCTCCACCCCGGAACTGGTGGCGGCGGTGTCCAACGCCGGTGGTCTGGGTATTCTGGCCAGCGGCCCGTTAACGCCCGCGCAAACCCGCGCGGCGATTCGTCAAATCCGTGCCTTAACCAGCAAGCCCTTTGGTATCGGCGTTACGCTGCTGATGCCGGGTGCCAAAGAAAACGCCGACGTAGCGCTGGACGAACAGGTGCCGGTGATTAACTTTTCCCTCGGCAAAGGCGACTGGATTGTGCAGCGCGCCCACGCCTACGGCGGCAAAGTGATTGCCACCGTGGTATCCGAAAAACACGCGCTGTCGGCCCAGGCCATTGGCGCCGATGCCTTGCTGGTAACCGGCCATGAAGCCGCCGCCCACGGCGGCGATGTTACCTCGCTGGTGCTGGTGCCGGCGATTGCCGGCAAAGTGACCATTCCGGTCATCGCTACCGGTGGTTTTGCCGACGGCCGCGGCCTGCTGGCGGCGCTGGCGCTGGGTGCCGAAGGCATTGCCATGGGCTCACGTTTTGCCACCAGCCTGGAAAGCCCGCTGCATCAGGCCACCAAGCAGGCGGTGCTGGAGCGCAGCGAACAAGACACCATTTATTCGAAAAACTTTGATGGTATCCCGGCCCGGGTGATGCGCACGCCGCGATCCCTTAAAGCCACCCGCAAACCGATGAATTTTTTCGTCGCCAGCTGGCAGGCGACCAAAGCCGCGAAACTGATTGGTCAGCCGGTGTGGAAGGTCATGATCGGTATGCTGGCGATGCTGGATAAGGTGAAATTGCTGGCCTATTTCGGTGCCAGCGTGCCGCGTCTGCAGGCGGCTACTATTCACGGTGACCTGCACCAGGGCGTGCAGTTTATCGGCCAGACTCAGGGGCTGATTAACGACGTGGTCAGCGTTGAGACCATTATTCAGCGCACGCTGGCGGAAGCGCAGGCACAGCATCAGCGTCTGCAACCGCTGTTGAGATAA
- a CDS encoding HPP family protein has translation MKLVSDLMIRNVLTHQADDTLQDVEQTMATHSIRHIPVLDESGIVVGLLSQKEFLAEAFRITDKFGAHNLRNYLAKTSVRQCMKNDIQTVRPDLDLAEAGRLLRSKRHGCLLVADEQERLLGIVSSQDFVRLAIELLEQRPAG, from the coding sequence ATGAAACTGGTCAGCGATCTGATGATCCGCAATGTCCTTACCCACCAGGCCGATGACACCCTGCAGGATGTCGAACAAACCATGGCCACCCATTCTATCCGCCATATTCCGGTACTGGATGAAAGCGGCATTGTGGTTGGGCTGTTAAGCCAGAAAGAGTTTCTGGCCGAAGCCTTCCGCATTACCGATAAATTCGGTGCTCATAATCTGCGCAATTATCTGGCCAAAACCAGCGTACGCCAGTGTATGAAAAACGATATTCAGACCGTACGCCCGGATCTGGACCTGGCCGAAGCCGGCCGCTTATTACGCAGTAAGCGCCACGGTTGCCTGCTGGTCGCCGATGAACAGGAACGCTTGCTGGGTATTGTCAGCTCGCAGGATTTTGTCCGCCTGGCCATTGAACTGCTGGAGCAGCGCCCGGCCGGCTGA
- a CDS encoding ArsJ-associated glyceraldehyde-3-phosphate dehydrogenase has product MSIKIGINGFGRMGRLSARVLAEHSDVQIINVNDPAGDAATLAHLMNFDSVHGRWSREAGVDGDNMLINGQPVLVTHNKTIADTDWSGCDVVIEASGKMKTKAVLQAYLDQGVKRVVVTAPVKEEGVLNVVMGVNDHLYDPALHPIVTAASCTTNCLAPVVKVIHENLGIEHGSITTIHDLTNTQTILDAPHKDLRRARACGMSLIPTTTGSATAITHIFPELKGRLNGHAIRVPLANASITDCVFEVARETTAEEVNALLKAAAANELKGILGYEERPLVSIDYKTDPRSSIIDALSTMVINNTQVKIYAWYDNEWGYANRTAELALKVARYR; this is encoded by the coding sequence ATGAGTATTAAAATCGGCATTAATGGCTTTGGTCGTATGGGGCGGTTATCGGCCCGTGTGTTGGCTGAGCACAGCGATGTGCAGATTATTAACGTGAATGATCCGGCCGGCGATGCCGCCACGCTGGCGCATTTAATGAATTTTGATTCCGTGCATGGCCGCTGGAGCCGGGAAGCCGGGGTGGATGGCGATAATATGCTGATTAACGGCCAGCCAGTGCTGGTGACGCACAATAAAACCATTGCCGACACCGACTGGTCGGGCTGCGATGTAGTGATTGAAGCCTCCGGCAAAATGAAAACCAAAGCAGTGTTGCAGGCCTATCTGGATCAGGGTGTTAAGCGCGTGGTGGTAACGGCGCCGGTAAAAGAAGAGGGCGTGCTGAACGTGGTGATGGGCGTTAACGACCATCTGTACGATCCGGCGTTGCATCCTATTGTGACCGCTGCCTCCTGCACCACCAACTGCCTGGCGCCGGTGGTTAAGGTGATTCACGAAAACCTGGGCATTGAGCACGGCTCTATTACCACCATTCATGATTTAACCAATACCCAGACCATTCTGGATGCGCCGCACAAAGACCTGCGTCGCGCCCGTGCCTGTGGCATGAGTTTAATTCCGACCACCACCGGTTCGGCCACCGCCATTACACATATTTTCCCGGAATTAAAAGGCCGCCTGAACGGTCATGCTATCCGCGTACCGCTGGCTAATGCTTCCATTACCGACTGTGTCTTTGAAGTGGCACGCGAAACCACGGCCGAAGAAGTGAATGCGTTATTAAAAGCAGCCGCGGCTAATGAGCTTAAGGGAATTCTTGGTTACGAAGAGCGCCCACTGGTGTCGATTGATTACAAAACCGATCCGCGCTCCAGCATTATTGATGCGCTTTCCACCATGGTGATTAATAACACGCAGGTGAAAATTTACGCCTGGTACGACAACGAATGGGGCTACGCCAACCGCACCGCGGAACTGGCCTTAAAAGTGGCGCGCTACCGTTAA
- a CDS encoding lipase family alpha/beta hydrolase, translating to MSAPPPTGYTETQYPIVLAHGLFGFDAILGVDYWYKVPETLQKDGATVFLTSVANSNSPEVRGEQLIAEVERVLAITGADKVNLIGHSHGGPTTRYVASVRPDLVASVTSISGVNKGTPVAETLSQWQNGATGFSWLLENLGNTLAGAIDFLSGGGYEQDILASIGSMTFAEADAFNQQHPGGIPATACGEGAYEYQNVRYYSWAGEKPLTNVLDPLEVVTGAASLFFPAGERNDGLVGACASRLGMVIRDDFKMNHLDEVNQTFGIHALTDTDPLTVFRTHANRLKQAGL from the coding sequence ATGTCTGCACCGCCGCCGACCGGTTATACCGAAACCCAGTACCCCATCGTGCTGGCCCACGGGCTGTTTGGCTTTGATGCCATTCTGGGGGTGGACTACTGGTACAAAGTGCCGGAAACCCTGCAGAAAGACGGCGCCACCGTGTTCCTGACCAGTGTCGCCAACTCCAATTCGCCGGAAGTACGTGGTGAGCAGCTGATTGCGGAAGTTGAGCGTGTACTGGCCATTACCGGTGCCGACAAAGTGAACCTGATCGGTCACAGCCATGGTGGCCCGACCACCCGTTATGTGGCCTCAGTGCGCCCCGATCTGGTGGCGTCAGTAACCAGCATTTCCGGTGTGAATAAAGGCACCCCGGTGGCGGAAACCCTGTCGCAGTGGCAGAACGGCGCTACCGGCTTTTCCTGGTTGCTGGAAAATCTGGGCAATACACTGGCCGGTGCTATCGATTTCTTATCCGGCGGTGGTTATGAGCAGGATATTCTGGCCTCCATCGGCTCCATGACCTTTGCCGAAGCGGATGCCTTTAACCAGCAGCATCCGGGTGGTATTCCGGCTACTGCCTGTGGCGAAGGTGCCTATGAATATCAGAACGTGCGCTACTACTCCTGGGCCGGTGAAAAACCACTCACCAACGTGCTGGACCCGCTGGAAGTGGTGACCGGTGCCGCCTCGCTGTTTTTCCCGGCCGGTGAGCGCAACGATGGCCTGGTCGGTGCCTGCGCCAGCCGTCTGGGCATGGTGATCCGGGATGACTTCAAGATGAACCATCTGGATGAAGTGAATCAGACCTTCGGTATTCACGCCCTTACCGATACCGATCCGCTGACGGTGTTCCGTACCCACGCCAACCGTCTGAAGCAGGCAGGTCTGTAA
- a CDS encoding PaaI family thioesterase, which translates to MTQHEWRPLTNIDHDCFGCGQHNHQGLKMTFATNGEQLRSELVIPEHLRGWSNLVHGGITTTILDEMMGWAGIYFLNKFVLTRDIKVRFRLPVFIGESVSVIGYVAECKNDRRALLVAELYNSKGQLAAKAEGDFALFEPQRFAELNLVPDGKLEKMQQMFSCNQNIGA; encoded by the coding sequence ATGACACAGCACGAATGGCGTCCGTTAACCAATATTGATCACGACTGTTTTGGCTGCGGTCAGCATAATCATCAGGGTCTGAAAATGACCTTCGCCACCAATGGCGAACAGTTACGTTCCGAGCTGGTGATTCCCGAGCATCTGCGCGGCTGGAGTAATCTGGTGCATGGCGGTATTACCACCACCATTCTGGATGAAATGATGGGCTGGGCCGGTATTTATTTTCTGAATAAATTTGTGCTTACCCGCGATATTAAAGTGCGTTTCCGGCTGCCGGTCTTTATTGGTGAAAGCGTCAGTGTTATTGGCTATGTCGCCGAATGCAAAAACGACAGGCGCGCCTTATTGGTGGCTGAACTTTATAACAGCAAGGGCCAGCTGGCGGCAAAAGCGGAAGGGGATTTTGCGTTATTTGAACCACAACGCTTTGCGGAACTGAATCTGGTGCCGGATGGCAAACTGGAAAAAATGCAGCAGATGTTCAGCTGTAATCAAAATATCGGCGCATAA
- a CDS encoding lipase secretion chaperone translates to MQAAHGALALTILGVAIGLLGWWQQPQVTVADAPAMLPSLPVAANVSSAAVTPVAPDYSALQTFRGAAVDGQLRTDFKGRLVIDMQLRHWIDFHLSAQGEVPLDEIVALMQQQMQQLPQPGQQQALQLLDDYLGYLQALAGYDAEAARRLVQPGMDDLEARLLWQQRLRREWLQPLAVEAFFGAEEQLDQHTLASRRLRRDGASPEALVALEQTLPEPLQQMRKESRQLIELRQQEQQLSQSNDPRALQQWREQQFGPQAAGRLADLDKKNQQWQQRLQAYQTYRDSLAVQGLNERDRERLLSTYQRKHFSEAEQKRLPAALSLLATSSSD, encoded by the coding sequence ATGCAGGCGGCGCATGGTGCACTGGCGCTGACCATTCTGGGCGTTGCCATCGGCCTGTTGGGCTGGTGGCAGCAGCCTCAGGTAACCGTGGCGGATGCGCCGGCTATGCTGCCGTCGCTGCCGGTAGCGGCAAATGTCAGCAGCGCAGCAGTTACGCCCGTGGCGCCGGACTATTCGGCCTTACAAACCTTCCGTGGTGCCGCCGTCGATGGCCAGCTGCGTACCGATTTCAAAGGCCGGCTGGTCATTGATATGCAGCTGCGCCACTGGATTGATTTTCATCTGTCAGCTCAGGGCGAAGTGCCGCTGGATGAGATTGTGGCACTGATGCAGCAACAGATGCAGCAACTGCCGCAGCCCGGACAGCAACAAGCCTTACAGCTGTTGGATGATTATCTGGGCTACCTGCAGGCGTTGGCCGGTTACGATGCCGAAGCCGCCCGCCGACTGGTGCAACCGGGTATGGATGATCTGGAAGCCCGCCTGTTGTGGCAGCAACGTTTGCGCCGTGAATGGCTGCAGCCGCTGGCGGTGGAGGCGTTTTTTGGTGCGGAAGAACAGCTGGATCAGCATACCCTGGCCAGCCGGCGCTTACGCCGTGATGGCGCCAGCCCGGAAGCACTGGTGGCGCTGGAGCAAACCCTGCCCGAGCCATTACAGCAGATGCGGAAGGAATCCCGTCAGCTGATCGAACTGCGCCAGCAGGAACAACAATTAAGCCAGAGCAACGATCCGCGCGCCTTGCAACAATGGCGTGAGCAGCAGTTCGGGCCGCAAGCCGCCGGGCGGCTGGCCGATCTGGATAAAAAAAATCAGCAATGGCAGCAACGCCTGCAGGCGTATCAGACGTACCGCGACTCGCTGGCGGTGCAGGGCTTAAACGAACGCGATCGTGAGCGACTGCTCAGCACCTATCAGCGCAAACACTTCTCGGAAGCCGAACAAAAACGTTTGCCGGCAGCACTCAGTCTGCTGGCCACCAGCAGCTCAGACTGA
- the ahr gene encoding NADPH-dependent aldehyde reductase Ahr: protein MIKAYAAFEPGGELKSFEYDPGPLGDHDVEIEVDYCGICHSDLSMLNNEWGITQYPFVPGHEVAGRISAVGKHVNKFSIGDRVGLGWHSSYCNECNTCMEGDHNLCRDAQGTIVGRHGGFADKVRAQAASVVKLPDTLSSESAGPLFCGGITVFNPIVQFDLKPTARVGVIGIGGLGHMAVQFLNKWGCEVTAFTSSEAKRTEALELGAHRTLDSRDKDALKASAGYFDLIISTVNVELDWGGYISTLRPKGRLHLVGAVLEPMKISVMALMGGQRSVSSSPVGSPAVIAQMLEFAARHRIEPKVEVFPMADVNAAIDRLENGSPRYRVVLKR from the coding sequence ATGATTAAAGCCTACGCCGCATTTGAACCGGGTGGTGAATTAAAATCCTTTGAGTACGATCCAGGCCCGCTGGGTGATCATGATGTGGAAATCGAGGTGGATTACTGCGGTATCTGTCACAGCGACCTCAGCATGCTGAATAACGAATGGGGTATTACCCAGTATCCTTTTGTACCCGGCCATGAAGTGGCGGGCCGTATCAGCGCCGTGGGTAAACATGTGAATAAATTCAGCATCGGCGACCGCGTCGGTTTAGGCTGGCATTCCAGCTACTGCAACGAATGCAACACCTGTATGGAAGGCGACCATAACCTGTGCCGCGATGCGCAGGGCACCATTGTTGGTCGTCACGGTGGCTTTGCCGATAAAGTACGGGCACAGGCCGCCAGTGTGGTGAAACTGCCGGACACCTTAAGCAGCGAAAGTGCCGGGCCGTTATTCTGCGGCGGTATTACCGTATTCAATCCCATTGTGCAGTTCGATCTGAAACCCACTGCCCGTGTCGGCGTGATTGGCATCGGTGGTCTCGGCCATATGGCGGTGCAATTTCTGAATAAATGGGGTTGTGAAGTCACGGCCTTTACCTCGTCGGAAGCCAAGCGTACCGAAGCACTGGAACTGGGCGCGCACCGCACCCTGGATTCCCGCGATAAGGATGCCTTAAAAGCCTCGGCCGGTTATTTCGATCTGATTATTTCCACCGTCAACGTCGAACTGGATTGGGGTGGTTATATCAGTACGCTGCGTCCTAAAGGCCGTTTGCATCTGGTCGGCGCGGTGCTGGAACCGATGAAAATCAGCGTGATGGCCCTGATGGGTGGTCAGCGCTCCGTGTCGTCGTCACCGGTCGGCAGTCCGGCGGTTATTGCGCAAATGCTGGAATTTGCCGCCCGTCATCGTATTGAACCCAAGGTGGAAGTGTTCCCGATGGCGGACGTAAATGCCGCGATTGACCGGCTGGAAAATGGCAGCCCGCGTTACCGGGTGGTGCTGAAGCGCTGA
- the arsJ gene encoding organoarsenical effux MFS transporter ArsJ translates to MLTHLSADLRQYLVVTGNYWAFTLTDGALRMLVVLHFHALGYSPLNIALLFLFYEIFGVITNLVGGWLGARLGLNRTMNIGLFLQLVALAMLLVPASMLTVVWVMAAQALSGIAKDLNKMSAKSSIKLLLPEDAEGALYKWVAILTGSKNAMKGAGFFLGGVLLMTLGFSGAILAMLLGLLLVWLLSLVLLKRDLGKAKNKPKFRDIVSKSRAINILSAARMLLFGARDVWFVVALPVFLAQTLGWDHWQTGGFLALWVIGYGAVQTQAPRLTGKRAGTVPDGRSAVLWAAPLMLLPALIAAGLYVGFDPAFTIIIGLLAFGAVFAVNSSLHSYLIVSYAGRDGVSLDVGFYYMANAMGRLLGTLLSGWLFQLAGQGSSGLQACLWVSAMLLLLTLVISLALPTTAQARSA, encoded by the coding sequence ATGCTGACTCATCTCTCCGCCGATCTGCGCCAGTATCTGGTGGTGACCGGTAATTACTGGGCCTTTACCCTTACAGACGGTGCCTTGCGCATGCTGGTGGTGCTGCATTTTCATGCGCTGGGGTACAGCCCGCTGAACATTGCACTGCTGTTTTTGTTTTATGAGATTTTCGGCGTTATTACTAATTTAGTCGGTGGCTGGCTGGGAGCACGGCTGGGACTGAACCGCACCATGAACATAGGCTTATTTCTGCAGTTGGTGGCATTGGCCATGCTGCTGGTGCCGGCATCCATGTTAACGGTGGTGTGGGTGATGGCAGCACAGGCGCTGTCGGGTATCGCCAAAGACCTGAATAAAATGAGCGCCAAAAGCTCGATTAAATTATTGCTACCGGAAGATGCCGAAGGCGCTTTATATAAATGGGTCGCCATTCTCACCGGCTCCAAAAATGCCATGAAAGGCGCCGGATTTTTTCTCGGTGGTGTGCTGTTAATGACGCTGGGTTTCAGCGGCGCCATATTGGCGATGCTGCTGGGCTTGTTGCTGGTGTGGCTGCTCAGTCTGGTGCTTTTGAAGCGGGATTTAGGCAAAGCCAAAAACAAACCGAAATTCCGCGATATTGTCTCCAAAAGCCGCGCCATTAATATTTTATCGGCGGCGCGGATGCTGTTATTCGGCGCGCGTGATGTGTGGTTTGTGGTCGCCTTGCCGGTATTTCTGGCGCAGACGCTGGGCTGGGATCACTGGCAGACCGGCGGCTTTCTGGCCTTATGGGTCATTGGCTATGGCGCGGTACAAACGCAGGCGCCGAGGCTCACCGGCAAGCGCGCTGGCACCGTGCCGGATGGCCGCAGCGCTGTTCTTTGGGCTGCACCATTAATGCTGTTACCGGCGCTGATTGCAGCAGGGCTTTACGTGGGGTTTGATCCGGCCTTCACCATCATTATTGGCTTGCTGGCCTTTGGCGCCGTGTTTGCAGTGAACTCGTCGCTGCACAGCTATTTAATCGTCAGCTACGCCGGCCGCGATGGTGTGTCGCTGGACGTCGGCTTTTATTACATGGCCAACGCCATGGGCCGTTTGCTGGGCACCCTGTTGTCAGGCTGGTTATTCCAGTTGGCCGGGCAGGGCAGCAGCGGGTTGCAGGCTTGCCTGTGGGTATCGGCTATGCTGCTGTTGCTGACGTTGGTGATTTCTCTGGCGTTACCAACGACTGCGCAAGCCCGCTCCGCCTGA
- a CDS encoding late competence development ComFB family protein — MSISNHIRNYYEQLVAEEVRRRLHDAEPPATLDYMADVACVALNRLPPRYIRFEVDMAFYMSADEYVQTQKAVENAVTDALAFVAQHHRRD, encoded by the coding sequence ATGAGCATCAGTAACCATATCCGCAACTACTACGAACAGCTGGTCGCCGAAGAAGTCCGCCGCCGCCTGCACGATGCCGAACCACCGGCAACACTGGATTACATGGCCGATGTGGCCTGTGTGGCGCTGAACCGTCTACCGCCCCGTTATATCCGCTTTGAGGTGGACATGGCGTTTTATATGTCGGCCGATGAATATGTGCAGACCCAGAAAGCGGTGGAAAATGCCGTAACCGATGCGCTGGCCTTTGTGGCGCAGCATCATCGCCGTGACTGA